GGTTTACTGCTATTTATTTATAAACAATGCTAACAACACTGTATTTATAAACAACAGTGTATTTATAAACAATGTTTTAAACAATGCTAAAACAACACTGTATTTATAAGGAGAGACTTAATACACATGTGAGATCAAAAATATAAGGATGCACACTGACTTACTCGGTCCTGCTCAGTCTTTCCACTTTTGTTTAACCTTTCAACAGTCGAAAGATGACCACAAAATTTGTTCACCGCCTTTTGGATGGTTAGCCACCTGTTACAAATGGCAACTTGACTTCTTGTAGAAGGGCCTTCAATGTTCTCAACAAAATATTTATGTATCCTTTGATAATAACCGCCACTGGATTGACTTGTTCCTACATATTTACAGGTCATAGATTCAAGTTGCAGTATAATGATATAACTCAAGATTGTTCATCTACAAGTGAAAGGGACATACCagtgatagggtctttgctcaCATTCAGGAAGGCAGAACATATAATTTTATCTTCTTCTTTGCTAAAGGATTTACCTCTTTGTGACACCCTCTTGCCACTGAAATTACCAGCGACTTTGGCTTTGCCCTTGCCTTTCCCATCTCTTTTAGACTGAGGCACAGGAATCTGTAATTCGGGAGTTTGTCCAATTACCTCCGTGTGCTCTTGGGTGGCTTCCACATTAACAGCTGCAGGATGTAATGGAATTGGCCGCCGCAGACCTAGGGCTTGCCGCATCTAAACCATTTGCACCAACGGCAAAATACAATAGCAGCATTTAATTAGCCAATGCAATAGCAGCAAAATACAATAGCAGCGTGCCAAACCTGAGGAAGTGTAAGATTATCCAAATCTTCCAATGAATCAGAAAGAGGGAACTCCCATTCCTGGCCTTCAACATAGGCCTCAGAGTTACCATCATTGTTTGCACAGGGAGTCAAGGTGTTTTCCATCCTGCAGCAGGTTGAATTTGGATTGGAATGGTTAGCAAGGGACATCAAGTCAACAAGCATTCACCACGGATGCACCACGGATTCGTGACCCAAAGTGAAAAATAAATCCAAATCAGTCGATGCAACCAAAATCACTGCACTACAACAACGGCCGCAAACCCCGCACGCAACACCCAGCCACTGAGTCCACGGATCTGGAGAGAACCCGCCGTTCACCAAACCGGATGCAGATATCAACCCCCACGACGTACGAACTAGCAGATCGAGCGATTCCAAGTCGGGAATGGAACGGGATGAACGGAAGGGGACCAACCTTGACTTGGGACTCGCCGGAGCTGACCTTGGACGGGAGGACCTAGCCGGGCGCCGCCGCTGCACAGCCCCGAACCGGCGATGTCTCCCTTGCCGCACAACCTTCTCTCTCGTGCCGCCCAACGGACCCTTGCTCGAGCCGCGGATGGCTTGGCCTGAAGACGCACGCATTTTACCTTCCCTCTCCCCTCCAATCCAAAATGCCTTGCCTTTATACCTACTCTGTTGGAGACGGATTTATGGTGCTACAGTTCTCGCACATTAGCCATATTGCCTTTAGCTAGCCGAATGGCTCGCCTGTTGGAGTCAGCCTTAGCTAGTCTCACACTGCAACAGGCTCAGCCAGATGACACTATGACAGTAGCTACCTGGGCTTTGCATGGACCGGCCGAGCGTGATCCGTGATACATGCAAATGCAGCCAGCCCATGTCTTTCTTCAATTCCGACACCGAAAAGGGCCCACATCTAATGTAGATTTAAAATTCATTCAATACTGGCCCAAGACTGAAGAAGTTGTTAAAGCAAGCAGAATCAGGCAAGCAAGGAGGCACCTTGAGCTTGCAGATTACTAGGCTCCGAAAAGGAAGAAGCTGGGGGAGAGAGCAAAGAATGAGGCGAGAGATACCAAACCCTCCCCGTCCCCAACCTTAACGCCATGCTTCCCTCATTCCCTCCTCCTCGATCCCCTGCTTTGCCCCAATGCCACTCCTCCAATAATGTATTAATCCCTCCGTTCCCGGCTGGTCCCGCGGGCACGGACAGGGAGGATCGGAGGGAGGACGAGCCATGGGCAGAGAGGCGGGAGCCCACCACCAGGCTGCTCCCGGCCATGGCGAGATGGAGGCGGCCCACGAGCACGAGCACGGCCACAGGAAGCGGCGGGTGCCGCGGATCtgggagcggcagcggcgcaaGAGCACCGGCCTGGTGTGGGCGATGGTGATCCTGTGCACGCTGCTGGCCATCGGCGTCATCGTCGCCGGCGCCACGGTGTTCGCTGTCTACCTGCTGTACAAGCCCAAGATGCCgtacctgctggtctctgacgCGCGGCTGGAGCGCCTCGAGTACGGGCAGTCGGGCACCATCCTGGACCTGCAGCTGGCGCTCACCATCCAGGCCGAGAACACCAACTCCAAGACCGACGCCACCTTCTCCGGGGTCAACCTCGTCGTCGGCTTCCACGGCGCCGACGTCGCCCTGCTGCGGGCCGGGACTTTCTCCGTCGCGCGCCGCAGCGCCGTGCCGCTGCGGTACCAGGTGGTGTCGGTGGGGCGGCAGCTCAGCCCCGACGGGATGCAGTACATGGACGGCGCGCTCCGGGCCGGCGTCGTGCCGCTCGACCTCTTCGGCAAGGCGCGCACCACCTGGAAGGTGGGCATCTTCGCCTCGCTCCAGTTCTGGACGCGCATCTCCTGCCGCTTCCTCTTCAACTACCCCGGCAACGGCACCGCCATGCCCATCGACTGCCGCTCCAAGTCGCCGTAGCAGCGCCACCATTCATCATTTCTTCGTTCATTCCACAGCAACAATTGGCAGATCAATGCGCCACACTTGTACAGGCGAATAATGCTGGTACATAAAATCCGCAGTGCaggaacacacacacacacacatttgtAATCTG
The genomic region above belongs to Panicum hallii strain FIL2 chromosome 4, PHallii_v3.1, whole genome shotgun sequence and contains:
- the LOC112889067 gene encoding glutathione S-transferase T3-like, encoding MRASSGQAIRGSSKGPLGGTREKVVRQGRHRRFGAVQRRRPARSSRPRSAPASPKSRMENTLTPCANNDGNSEAYVEGQEWEFPLSDSLEDLDNLTLPQMRQALGLRRPIPLHPAAVNVEATQEHTEVIGQTPELQIPVPQSKRDGKGKGKAKVAGNFSGKRVSQRGKSFSKEEDKIICSAFLNVSKDPITGTSQSSGGYYQRIHKYFVENIEGPSTRSQVAICNRWLTIQKAVNKFCGHLSTVERLNKSGKTEQDRIDDAVKMYEQSEPWTFMHCWNILRHEAKWSDKMVEINSGGRSTKVNQQVAGNIEGQQRQSENDDNGQPARPEGRDTAKKRKSRGTADNDASSAAIEVLQSMNARGQIKDDKEDSQMAQILQRKDAKIELQQNMIALQREEMQKRWELEKEKLNLTREEVQLRKEQTKVEMMKAEAHFMGQDLDKLAPHLKEYYMSIQREIMERRGIISSPTSSSGPSMP
- the LOC112889069 gene encoding uncharacterized protein LOC112889069 — its product is MGREAGAHHQAAPGHGEMEAAHEHEHGHRKRRVPRIWERQRRKSTGLVWAMVILCTLLAIGVIVAGATVFAVYLLYKPKMPYLLVSDARLERLEYGQSGTILDLQLALTIQAENTNSKTDATFSGVNLVVGFHGADVALLRAGTFSVARRSAVPLRYQVVSVGRQLSPDGMQYMDGALRAGVVPLDLFGKARTTWKVGIFASLQFWTRISCRFLFNYPGNGTAMPIDCRSKSP